The proteins below are encoded in one region of Aeromonas veronii:
- a CDS encoding M48 family metallopeptidase: MAELTYLGGYPEPLKAQVQQLIAANKLGEVLAKRYPDTHLIQSDKALLAYTMDLKNRYLKSSAPLSKVIFDGKINVIKDALGLHTYVSRVQGNKLKAKNEIRIAALFKEAHPAFLKMIVVHELAHLKEKDHNKAFYQLCQHMEPDYHQLEFDLRLWLTWRDIERSKG; encoded by the coding sequence ATGGCGGAACTGACCTATCTCGGTGGCTATCCCGAGCCCCTCAAGGCCCAGGTGCAGCAGCTGATTGCGGCAAACAAGCTCGGCGAGGTGCTGGCCAAGCGCTACCCCGACACGCACCTCATCCAGAGTGACAAGGCGCTCTTGGCCTACACCATGGATCTCAAGAACCGCTACCTCAAGAGTTCGGCGCCACTCTCCAAGGTGATCTTCGACGGCAAGATCAACGTGATCAAGGACGCGCTGGGTCTGCACACCTATGTCAGCCGGGTGCAGGGCAACAAACTCAAGGCCAAGAACGAAATTCGCATCGCCGCCCTGTTCAAGGAGGCCCACCCCGCATTCCTGAAGATGATCGTGGTGCACGAGCTGGCCCACCTCAAAGAGAAGGATCACAACAAGGCCTTCTATCAGCTCTGCCAGCACATGGAACCGGACTATCATCAACTGGAGTTTGATCTCAGGCTCTGGCTCACCTGGCGTGACATCGAGCGGAGCAAGGGCTGA
- a CDS encoding DUF922 domain-containing protein encodes MGLFSKAGMAAVLMYAASIGAQPSHHSGIRVAPDIKVDFQFYRVSGPDVASLMRQIAHPAPTQANGHIGKASYQLSWQLQTKPTAARCELEQASVTARVKVLVPNWMDKAKAPERERQKWDRLMAAMFDYESRHKDILLESVSQLGIRLAQLPVTRDCDALQYQGWQQGQAVLATTRSRFATLAQQTDGGRKLGLVWR; translated from the coding sequence ATGGGACTCTTCAGCAAAGCAGGGATGGCGGCCGTCCTGATGTACGCCGCCTCAATCGGGGCACAACCCTCCCATCATAGCGGTATTCGAGTGGCGCCGGATATAAAGGTCGATTTTCAGTTTTACCGGGTATCCGGTCCCGATGTCGCCAGCCTGATGCGCCAGATCGCCCACCCCGCTCCCACCCAGGCGAACGGCCACATCGGCAAGGCGAGTTATCAGCTCTCCTGGCAGTTGCAGACAAAGCCAACGGCGGCGCGCTGCGAGCTGGAGCAGGCCAGCGTGACCGCCCGCGTCAAGGTGCTGGTACCGAACTGGATGGACAAGGCGAAGGCGCCCGAGCGCGAACGGCAGAAGTGGGATCGGCTGATGGCGGCCATGTTTGACTACGAGAGCCGTCACAAGGACATCCTGCTGGAGAGCGTGAGCCAGCTTGGCATCCGGCTCGCCCAGTTGCCGGTGACCCGGGATTGCGACGCCCTGCAATATCAGGGGTGGCAGCAGGGGCAGGCGGTGCTGGCGACCACCCGCAGCCGTTTCGCCACCCTGGCGCAGCAGACCGACGGTGGCCGCAAGTTGGGGCTGGTCTGGCGCTGA
- a CDS encoding DUF2927 domain-containing protein — protein MPSQPLQAAARWQSDAYLIQSFMEVAMKREYGHETQIRFSRWQAPIRLKLINEFGDKPLQAEVVRVQSQHLARITGQPIQLVETNPNLTLIMTRHQQMASWASRTIGRGDSVKIALKEGICLANFATNPRFEIARATIIIPVDYSRDKGRFLDCVVEELTQVMGLPNDSDKVFPSIFNDRSIDSFPTGLDYVLLKLAYHPALRSGMTVDEVQAALPAAIKTLRANGDIAQADQRVQIDSLKRWAGL, from the coding sequence ATGCCAAGCCAACCCCTGCAGGCGGCCGCCCGCTGGCAGAGCGATGCGTATCTCATTCAGAGCTTCATGGAAGTCGCCATGAAACGCGAATATGGCCATGAGACCCAGATCCGCTTCTCCCGCTGGCAGGCCCCCATCCGCCTCAAACTCATCAACGAATTTGGCGACAAGCCGCTGCAGGCCGAGGTGGTCAGAGTCCAGAGCCAGCACCTGGCCAGGATCACCGGCCAGCCCATCCAGCTGGTGGAGACCAATCCCAATCTCACCCTCATCATGACGCGCCACCAGCAGATGGCGAGCTGGGCCAGCCGTACCATAGGTCGGGGGGATTCGGTCAAGATCGCCCTCAAGGAGGGGATCTGCCTGGCCAATTTCGCCACCAACCCCCGCTTCGAGATAGCCCGCGCCACCATCATCATTCCGGTGGATTACAGCCGGGACAAGGGGCGTTTTTTGGACTGCGTGGTGGAGGAGCTCACCCAGGTGATGGGACTGCCCAACGACTCGGACAAGGTCTTCCCCTCCATCTTCAACGACCGCAGCATCGACAGCTTCCCGACCGGGCTCGATTACGTGCTGCTCAAGCTCGCCTACCACCCGGCCCTGCGCTCCGGCATGACAGTGGACGAGGTGCAGGCTGCCCTGCCTGCCGCCATCAAGACCCTGCGGGCCAACGGTGACATCGCCCAGGCCGACCAGCGGGTGCAGATAGATAGCCTGAAACGTTGGGCCGGGCTCTAG
- the fabB gene encoding beta-ketoacyl-ACP synthase I, protein MRRAVITGIGVISSIGNNKEEVLASLQAGKSGITYSEQFEQYNLRSRVWGNIKLDPSELIDRKVMRFMGDAAAYAYLSMQQAIEDAGLAEDQVSNERTGIVTGSGGASGKNTSESADIAREKGVKRVGPYMVPRTMSSTTSACLATPFKIKGVNYTISSACATSAHCIGHALELIQLGKQDIVFAGGGEELDWSSTIQFDAMGALSTKYNDNPEKASRTYDADRDGFVISGGGGILVVEELEHALARGAHIYAEITGYGATSDGYDMVAPSGEGAVRCMKMAMQGVGQVDYINTHGTSTPVGDTKELEAIQTLFGSNAPKLSATKAMTGHALGAAGVHEAVYSLLMLKHGFIAPSINIENLDEKAVGLPIVREYEAADLNTVMSNSFGFGGTNASLVFSKFKA, encoded by the coding sequence ATGAGAAGAGCAGTGATCACCGGTATCGGCGTCATCTCCAGTATCGGCAACAACAAGGAAGAAGTGCTGGCCTCCCTGCAAGCAGGCAAATCCGGCATCACCTATTCCGAGCAGTTTGAACAGTACAATCTGCGCAGCCGTGTCTGGGGTAACATCAAACTCGATCCGTCTGAACTGATCGACCGTAAAGTCATGCGCTTCATGGGTGACGCTGCGGCCTACGCCTATCTCTCCATGCAGCAGGCCATCGAAGATGCGGGTCTGGCAGAGGATCAGGTTTCCAACGAGCGTACCGGTATCGTCACCGGCTCCGGCGGCGCCTCCGGCAAGAATACCTCGGAGTCTGCAGACATCGCCCGCGAGAAGGGCGTCAAGCGGGTAGGTCCCTACATGGTGCCGCGCACCATGTCTTCCACCACCTCCGCCTGTCTGGCCACGCCGTTCAAGATCAAGGGTGTCAACTACACCATCAGCTCCGCCTGCGCGACCTCTGCCCACTGCATCGGTCACGCACTGGAACTGATCCAGCTCGGCAAGCAGGACATCGTCTTCGCCGGCGGCGGCGAGGAGCTGGACTGGTCCTCCACCATCCAGTTTGACGCCATGGGCGCTCTCTCCACCAAGTACAACGACAACCCGGAAAAAGCCTCCCGCACCTATGATGCGGACCGCGATGGCTTCGTCATCTCCGGTGGCGGCGGCATCCTGGTGGTCGAGGAGCTGGAACATGCCCTGGCCCGTGGTGCGCACATCTACGCCGAGATCACCGGTTACGGTGCCACTTCCGACGGCTACGACATGGTGGCCCCGAGCGGTGAAGGCGCGGTGCGTTGCATGAAGATGGCGATGCAGGGTGTGGGTCAGGTGGATTACATCAACACCCACGGCACCTCCACCCCGGTGGGCGATACCAAGGAGCTGGAAGCGATCCAGACCCTGTTTGGCAGCAATGCGCCCAAGCTCTCCGCCACCAAGGCCATGACCGGGCACGCCCTGGGCGCGGCCGGTGTGCACGAGGCCGTCTACTCCCTGCTGATGCTCAAGCACGGCTTCATCGCCCCCAGCATCAACATCGAGAATCTGGACGAGAAGGCCGTGGGCCTGCCCATCGTGCGCGAGTACGAAGCGGCTGATCTCAACACCGTCATGTCCAACAGCTTCGGCTTCGGCGGGACCAACGCCTCCCTGGTGTTCAGCAAGTTCAAGGCTTGA
- a CDS encoding DUF4377 domain-containing protein, protein MKAPLILCSALLLSACQSTPPTETLYIKSQLADCVGVAPMKCMQVRSQPGESWSFFYQQIEGFTFEPGYNYQLEVTKEKLTDVPADASSLRYQLIKVVSKEAAR, encoded by the coding sequence ATGAAAGCCCCCCTGATACTCTGTTCCGCCCTGTTGCTCAGTGCCTGCCAGAGCACCCCGCCCACCGAGACCCTCTACATCAAGAGCCAGCTGGCCGACTGCGTCGGTGTCGCCCCCATGAAGTGCATGCAGGTACGCAGCCAGCCCGGCGAGAGCTGGAGCTTCTTCTACCAGCAGATCGAGGGCTTCACCTTCGAGCCCGGCTACAACTATCAGCTGGAAGTCACCAAGGAGAAGCTGACCGATGTGCCGGCCGATGCCTCTTCCCTGCGCTACCAGCTGATCAAGGTCGTGAGCAAGGAAGCCGCTCGCTGA
- the mnmC gene encoding bifunctional tRNA (5-methylaminomethyl-2-thiouridine)(34)-methyltransferase MnmD/FAD-dependent 5-carboxymethylaminomethyl-2-thiouridine(34) oxidoreductase MnmC has product MTRAEENVSQTSLHHARLDWNEAGTPVSSEFGDVYFSNDNGLSETRYVFLQQNRLPERFSHHDSDSFVIGETGFGTGLNFLATMAAFLEQAGDPARCPRLHFISFEKYPLTRDDLCKALAAWPELAPLSRALIDQWPLPVEGCHRLSFAGGRIRLDLWLGDIKETLPQVPHPAEGLVDAWYLDGFSPAKNPEMWTQDLFDGLARLARPTATIATFTCAGFVRRGLIAAGFAMKKVKGHGSKREMLAGMREEKTPDSTIAPWYARPAGREGATLIIGGGIASAMTALSLVERGRAVTLLCADAEPATGASGNRQGALYPLLNGEHDALSRFYALAFGYARNRLQALSDRHPIAFALCGVTQLGYDDKSAAKLAKMSQGPFPPELMRPLSASEIEPLVGLPCGVGGVSYPLGGWLCPADLTRAALSDAMQSGLLQLEYGAEVTQVDEQADGWQVTSHDGRHWLAPNLVVAAGHRLPALIPFAELPLYPVRGQVSHVPTTAGLSQLNTVLCYDGYLTPAHDGAHCIGASYGRNQTELGFSAEEQAQNRSRLQACLPDQIWPDEVDVSGHQARVGVRCASRDHLPVAGPVVRLPGLADHYAGLQQHPADAAPLPLHPGLYVLGALGSRGLCSAPLCGELVASEICGDPLPLPRDLLEALHPARYWVRKLLKGKSLD; this is encoded by the coding sequence ATGACGCGAGCAGAGGAAAACGTGAGTCAAACATCCTTACATCATGCCCGATTGGACTGGAATGAAGCGGGAACTCCAGTCTCCAGTGAGTTCGGGGATGTGTACTTTTCCAATGATAACGGTCTAAGTGAAACCCGCTACGTCTTTTTGCAGCAAAATCGGCTGCCAGAGCGATTTTCGCACCACGATAGTGACAGTTTCGTGATTGGTGAAACAGGTTTCGGCACTGGTCTTAACTTTCTGGCGACAATGGCTGCGTTTCTGGAACAGGCCGGCGATCCCGCCCGCTGCCCGCGTCTGCACTTCATCAGCTTCGAAAAATACCCTCTGACCCGGGACGATCTGTGCAAAGCGCTCGCGGCCTGGCCCGAACTCGCGCCGTTGAGCCGTGCCCTCATCGACCAGTGGCCGCTGCCGGTCGAAGGCTGTCACCGTCTGTCGTTTGCCGGTGGCCGGATACGCCTCGATCTCTGGCTCGGTGACATCAAGGAGACGCTGCCGCAGGTCCCCCACCCGGCCGAGGGACTGGTGGATGCCTGGTATCTGGACGGTTTTTCGCCTGCCAAGAACCCCGAGATGTGGACCCAGGATCTGTTCGACGGCCTCGCGCGTCTCGCGCGCCCCACCGCCACCATCGCCACCTTTACCTGCGCCGGTTTCGTGCGCCGGGGGCTCATCGCCGCGGGTTTTGCCATGAAGAAGGTGAAAGGTCACGGCAGCAAGCGGGAGATGCTGGCCGGAATGCGGGAAGAGAAGACCCCGGACAGCACCATAGCGCCCTGGTACGCCCGCCCGGCGGGCCGGGAAGGGGCGACCCTCATCATCGGCGGCGGTATCGCCTCCGCCATGACCGCCCTCTCTTTGGTGGAGCGGGGCCGCGCCGTCACCCTGCTCTGCGCCGATGCCGAGCCCGCCACCGGCGCCTCCGGCAACCGCCAGGGGGCGCTCTATCCCTTGCTCAACGGCGAGCATGACGCCCTGTCGCGCTTCTATGCCCTCGCCTTCGGCTATGCCCGAAACCGGCTGCAGGCCCTGAGCGATCGCCACCCCATCGCCTTTGCATTGTGCGGCGTCACCCAGCTCGGCTATGACGACAAGTCGGCGGCCAAGCTCGCCAAGATGAGCCAGGGCCCCTTCCCGCCCGAACTGATGCGCCCCCTCTCGGCCAGCGAGATCGAACCATTGGTCGGCCTGCCCTGCGGCGTGGGCGGCGTCAGCTATCCCCTGGGGGGCTGGCTCTGCCCGGCGGACCTGACCCGGGCGGCGCTGAGCGACGCCATGCAGAGCGGCTTGCTGCAGCTGGAATATGGCGCCGAGGTGACCCAGGTCGATGAACAGGCCGATGGCTGGCAGGTGACGAGCCATGACGGCCGCCACTGGCTGGCCCCCAATCTGGTGGTCGCCGCCGGTCATCGTCTGCCCGCCCTCATCCCCTTCGCCGAGCTGCCCCTCTACCCGGTGCGCGGTCAGGTGAGCCATGTGCCGACCACGGCAGGCTTAAGTCAGCTCAACACCGTGCTCTGCTACGACGGTTATCTCACCCCGGCTCACGATGGCGCCCACTGCATCGGTGCCAGCTATGGCCGCAACCAGACCGAGCTTGGGTTTAGCGCCGAGGAGCAGGCCCAGAACCGCAGCCGGTTGCAGGCCTGCCTGCCAGATCAGATCTGGCCGGACGAAGTGGACGTGAGTGGCCACCAGGCCAGGGTCGGCGTGCGCTGCGCCAGTCGGGATCACCTGCCGGTGGCGGGGCCCGTGGTGCGTCTGCCCGGTCTCGCGGATCACTACGCCGGGCTCCAGCAGCATCCGGCGGATGCCGCTCCCCTGCCCCTCCACCCGGGCCTCTATGTGCTGGGGGCGCTCGGCTCCCGGGGCCTCTGCTCGGCCCCCCTGTGCGGTGAGCTGGTGGCGAGCGAGATCTGTGGCGATCCCCTGCCGCTGCCCCGCGATCTGCTGGAAGCGCTCCACCCCGCCCGCTACTGGGTGCGTAAGCTGCTCAAGGGCAAGTCCCTCGACTGA
- the ykgO gene encoding type B 50S ribosomal protein L36 — protein MKVLSSLKSAKSRHPDCQIVRRRGKLFVICKSNPRFKARQR, from the coding sequence ATGAAAGTGCTCTCCTCCCTTAAATCCGCCAAGTCACGCCACCCCGACTGCCAGATTGTGCGCCGCCGCGGCAAGCTGTTCGTGATCTGCAAGAGCAACCCCCGCTTCAAGGCGCGCCAACGCTGA
- the dcuC gene encoding anaerobic C4-dicarboxylate transporter DcuC, which translates to MMELLIGTLVTLAVGRYIFKGYSATGVLLSGGLLLLAITALMGKTVLPASVTSTGHVATDVFEYVRFLLVDRGGGLGMLIMVLCGFAGYMSHIGANTILVKLASKPLGIIKSPYILLVAAYLVACAMSLAVSSATGLGVLLMATLFPLMVNMGISRGAAAAVCASPAAIILAPTSGDVVMAAQAANMELIEFAFQLTLPISLAAIAAMAVTHFFWQRYLDQKSGEHNAPVAPSDLITDAPSFYAILPFTPIIGVLLFDGKVGPKLDIVTIIVICLVLAALLELVRKRDGKELLDGLQICWRSMADAFAGVVMLLVGAGVFAQGLMGLGFIANLLDLAQSFGTGGIVIMLVLVVITTLAAFTTGSGNAPFYAFVELIPHLATSLGVNPAYLVIPMLQASNLGRTISPVSGVVVACAGMGNLSPFEVVKRTSLPVAVGLLVVILATQILVPA; encoded by the coding sequence ATGATGGAACTCCTCATTGGCACCCTGGTCACCCTGGCCGTGGGTCGCTACATATTCAAAGGCTACTCGGCGACCGGGGTCCTGCTCAGCGGCGGTCTGCTGCTGCTGGCCATCACCGCCCTGATGGGCAAGACCGTGCTGCCCGCCAGCGTCACCTCCACCGGTCATGTAGCCACGGACGTGTTCGAGTACGTGCGCTTCCTGCTGGTCGACCGTGGCGGTGGCCTGGGCATGCTGATCATGGTGCTGTGCGGTTTTGCCGGCTACATGAGCCACATCGGCGCCAACACCATTCTGGTGAAACTCGCCAGCAAGCCGCTTGGCATCATCAAGTCCCCCTATATCCTGCTGGTCGCCGCCTATCTGGTGGCCTGCGCCATGTCCCTCGCGGTGAGCTCGGCCACCGGTCTCGGGGTACTGCTGATGGCGACCCTGTTCCCGCTCATGGTCAACATGGGGATCTCCCGCGGCGCGGCGGCGGCGGTGTGCGCCTCCCCGGCGGCCATCATCCTCGCCCCCACCTCCGGGGACGTGGTGATGGCGGCCCAGGCGGCCAACATGGAGCTCATCGAGTTCGCCTTCCAGCTGACCCTGCCCATCTCCCTCGCGGCCATCGCCGCCATGGCGGTGACCCACTTCTTCTGGCAGCGTTATCTGGACCAGAAGTCCGGCGAGCACAATGCTCCGGTCGCCCCGAGCGATCTCATCACCGATGCCCCCAGCTTCTACGCCATCCTGCCCTTCACTCCCATCATCGGGGTGCTGCTGTTTGACGGCAAAGTCGGTCCCAAGCTCGACATCGTCACCATCATCGTCATCTGCCTGGTGCTGGCCGCCCTGCTGGAGCTGGTGCGCAAGCGCGATGGCAAGGAGCTGCTGGACGGTCTGCAGATCTGCTGGCGCAGCATGGCAGACGCCTTCGCCGGCGTGGTCATGCTCCTGGTCGGCGCCGGGGTCTTCGCCCAGGGCCTGATGGGGCTCGGCTTCATCGCAAACCTGCTGGATCTTGCCCAGAGTTTTGGCACCGGCGGCATCGTCATCATGCTGGTACTGGTGGTCATCACCACCCTGGCCGCCTTCACCACCGGCTCGGGCAATGCCCCCTTCTACGCCTTCGTGGAGCTGATCCCGCATCTGGCCACCAGCCTCGGGGTCAACCCGGCCTATCTGGTCATCCCCATGCTGCAGGCCTCCAACCTCGGTCGCACCATCTCCCCGGTCTCCGGCGTGGTGGTCGCCTGTGCGGGCATGGGCAATCTCTCCCCCTTCGAAGTGGTCAAGCGTACCTCGCTGCCGGTGGCCGTCGGCCTGCTGGTGGTGATCCTCGCCACCCAGATCCTGGTTCCCGCCTAA
- a CDS encoding bifunctional metallophosphatase/5'-nucleotidase — MSITVQLAHFSDCHSHFDGAPMRFLPVGESEWRTQCGGYGRILTRLDRLRAQAEAAGQACLFLHGGDTFQGSLYFNRFKGRANADLLGRLRPDAMVIGNHEFDLGNGPLVEFLRQLDFPVLTANLDSSQEPDGLSLRLRGLTNLYDASRPWHQRLVGGVPFALLGITLPQMATIANPDAHTHFHGIEETLTRALEEIRAQGIHHIILLSHLGLEQDKRLAARFPELSLIIGGHTHSLLGDLAPLGLTSEGDYPLMIEGVAILHAAHSALCLGVCELTFDDAGRVSHSRGQLEWLPWQPWPFASEAPAGLCFCEPAAEIEQHLAKRYRPELETMTQRVVTRLDAPLHHQRLPDANYPAGSQVAPLVASAMLSAAHEQVGQVDFSLHNAGGVRCSLEAGPLSEADIAGRLLPFAIPLTLYRVHGHELAEALESAIDNATNNGVVGNGNGSFPYTAGVRFCYQGDRPKGSRITRLEWEPSPGQWQAVDANTVYRGVSSAYTASGKEGYTALARTLTQHNQELGITLADAFSRWARHRPVLAPLPVLVEYHGG, encoded by the coding sequence ATGAGTATTACGGTTCAACTTGCCCATTTCAGTGACTGCCACTCCCATTTCGATGGGGCGCCCATGCGCTTTCTCCCGGTCGGCGAATCCGAATGGCGCACCCAGTGCGGCGGCTATGGCCGCATCCTGACCCGGCTCGACCGCCTGCGTGCGCAGGCCGAGGCGGCAGGTCAGGCGTGCCTGTTCCTCCACGGCGGCGACACCTTCCAGGGCTCCCTCTATTTCAACCGCTTCAAGGGGCGCGCCAACGCGGATCTGCTCGGCCGGTTGCGCCCGGACGCCATGGTGATCGGCAATCACGAATTCGATCTCGGCAACGGCCCTCTGGTGGAGTTCCTGCGCCAACTCGACTTCCCGGTGCTGACGGCCAACCTCGACAGCAGCCAGGAGCCCGACGGCCTCTCCCTGCGCCTGCGCGGCCTGACCAACCTGTATGACGCCAGCCGTCCCTGGCACCAACGCCTCGTCGGCGGCGTCCCCTTCGCCCTGCTCGGCATCACCTTGCCGCAGATGGCGACCATCGCCAACCCGGACGCCCACACCCATTTTCACGGCATCGAGGAGACCCTCACCCGGGCCCTCGAAGAGATCCGGGCGCAAGGCATCCACCACATCATCTTGCTGAGCCATCTCGGGCTTGAGCAGGACAAGCGCCTGGCCGCGCGCTTCCCCGAACTCAGCCTCATCATCGGGGGCCATACCCACAGCCTGCTGGGGGATCTCGCCCCCCTTGGCCTCACAAGTGAAGGCGACTACCCCCTGATGATCGAAGGGGTCGCCATCCTGCACGCCGCCCACAGCGCGCTCTGCCTCGGGGTGTGCGAGCTGACCTTCGATGACGCAGGCCGGGTTAGCCACAGCCGTGGCCAGCTGGAGTGGCTACCCTGGCAACCCTGGCCGTTCGCCTCTGAGGCACCCGCGGGCCTCTGCTTCTGCGAGCCCGCCGCCGAGATAGAGCAACATCTGGCCAAGCGCTATCGACCCGAGCTCGAGACCATGACCCAGCGGGTGGTGACCCGCCTGGATGCGCCCCTTCATCACCAGCGTCTGCCCGATGCCAACTACCCCGCCGGCAGCCAGGTCGCGCCGCTCGTGGCGAGCGCCATGCTGAGCGCCGCTCACGAGCAGGTGGGTCAGGTGGATTTCTCCCTGCACAACGCAGGGGGCGTGCGCTGCTCCCTCGAGGCCGGGCCCCTCAGCGAGGCGGACATCGCCGGACGGCTGCTCCCCTTCGCCATTCCCCTGACCCTCTACCGGGTCCACGGTCATGAGCTGGCGGAGGCGCTGGAGAGTGCCATCGACAATGCCACCAACAACGGCGTCGTCGGCAATGGCAACGGCAGCTTCCCCTATACCGCCGGGGTGCGGTTCTGCTATCAGGGGGATCGGCCCAAGGGCAGTCGCATTACCCGGCTGGAGTGGGAGCCTAGCCCGGGCCAGTGGCAAGCCGTCGACGCGAACACCGTCTATCGCGGTGTTTCCAGCGCCTATACCGCCTCCGGCAAGGAGGGTTACACGGCGCTGGCCCGTACCCTGACCCAACACAATCAGGAACTTGGCATCACCCTCGCCGATGCCTTCAGCCGCTGGGCCCGTCATCGCCCCGTGCTGGCCCCCCTGCCGGTGCTGGTGGAGTACCACGGCGGCTAG
- a CDS encoding type B 50S ribosomal protein L31 produces the protein MRPHIHPEYRQVLFHDLTTNTHFLIGSTLKTDRTKLWEDGNTYPYVTLDVSSASHPFYTGKQKQVGKEGQVARFGQRFGQFLNRGKEKS, from the coding sequence ATGCGCCCCCATATTCACCCCGAGTATCGCCAGGTCCTGTTCCATGACCTGACCACCAATACCCACTTCCTGATCGGTTCCACCCTCAAGACCGATCGCACCAAACTGTGGGAGGATGGCAATACCTACCCCTATGTGACACTGGATGTCTCCAGCGCCTCCCACCCCTTCTATACCGGCAAACAGAAACAGGTTGGCAAAGAGGGACAAGTGGCCCGCTTCGGCCAGCGTTTCGGCCAGTTCCTGAACAGAGGCAAGGAAAAATCATGA
- a CDS encoding DinI family protein — protein sequence MRLEIIIDKKHQIPTSTMEALRQELLKQLGEKFPDLHVRVAPGSTMALTVSRASKEDKELAEAMVQEVWENADSWMPEEQHA from the coding sequence ATGCGTCTGGAAATCATCATCGACAAGAAACATCAGATCCCCACCTCGACCATGGAGGCACTGCGCCAGGAGCTGCTCAAGCAGCTGGGCGAGAAATTCCCCGACTTGCATGTGCGGGTGGCCCCGGGCAGTACCATGGCGCTGACGGTCAGCCGGGCCAGCAAGGAAGACAAGGAGCTGGCTGAAGCCATGGTGCAGGAGGTGTGGGAGAATGCCGACAGCTGGATGCCGGAAGAGCAGCACGCCTGA
- a CDS encoding GNAT family N-acetyltransferase, with the protein MINIRAIRAPDWPAIMKIQHECYHQFDPEPLDVMQNKSELAPACCWVAERQGKVLGYLLCHPWRARRPPPLSVAMQRLAGDEEFYLHDLAVSGEARGIGVGQRLLATALAFASEEGFAHAGLVAVQDAPAFWRKQGFLPAATDKCLAEYGEGAVYMRLPLAAPSVA; encoded by the coding sequence ATGATTAACATCCGCGCCATCCGGGCTCCCGACTGGCCCGCCATCATGAAGATCCAGCACGAGTGCTATCACCAGTTCGATCCCGAGCCTCTCGACGTGATGCAGAACAAGTCCGAGCTGGCGCCGGCATGCTGCTGGGTTGCCGAGCGCCAGGGCAAGGTGCTCGGTTACCTGCTCTGTCACCCCTGGCGTGCCAGACGGCCCCCACCCCTCTCGGTCGCCATGCAACGACTGGCTGGGGATGAGGAGTTCTATCTGCACGATCTCGCCGTCTCCGGCGAAGCGCGCGGCATCGGGGTGGGTCAGCGGCTGCTTGCCACCGCCCTCGCCTTCGCCAGTGAAGAGGGATTCGCACATGCGGGTCTGGTGGCGGTGCAAGACGCGCCGGCCTTCTGGCGCAAGCAGGGGTTCCTGCCCGCCGCCACCGACAAGTGTCTGGCGGAATATGGTGAGGGTGCCGTCTATATGCGACTGCCGCTGGCAGCGCCAAGCGTGGCGTGA